A single region of the Pontimicrobium sp. SW4 genome encodes:
- a CDS encoding DUF5916 domain-containing protein: protein MKLPIKLILCFLLCFYSLIQAQESSPQLSKRIYTTTNIGGVLPPVIDGKLDDTAWEMVEWAENFTELSPDENTPPSQKTKFRILYDDKYLYVGIRAYDTAVDSIAKRLGRRDSFAGDWVEINIDSDRDLRTCFSFTSSATGVKGDEFASLNGGNWDGSWSPIWTNKSQIDEEGWSTEMRIPLSQLRFSSDDEQVWGIQIQRFFFRKQERSLWQRKPVTAPGWISEFGELHGLKGLRPQKQLEIQPFTVTKLDTYPEEVGNPYRDGSDFNVNAGLDAKIGITNDLTLDLTVNPDFGQVEADPAAITLDGFEIFFEEQRPFFVQNKNIFDYNFGNNQDNLFFSRRIGRNPQGYPNAPSGAYVDQPDNTTILGAAKFSGKTKNGWSIGVLESVTSNQYAEINFNGNKSKELVEPLTNYFVGRLQKDFNDRNSYVGGIFTATNRNLEDHLSYLRKEAYTGGFDFKHQWQGRKYFVEGNIVSSHVKGSKEAIIETQTSLTHLFNRVDASHVSVDPNKTSLTGTGGRLSAGKVGGGHWQYNGGVIWRSPELELNDIGFLRQADEIRQYFNLSYRTLKPTETFRRINARFQQYTTYDFEGNFNRIQYSLGGNLTFKNNNSININAVHKPRIYINTALRGGPRWRYSQEDHVSVFFGTDESKKFRTSFGFAYSGAKQNNFSMFSTEVDFTYQPTNALTVSFNPNYSNRPSKTQYVTQTDYNGTTRYVLGTIDNKTLSASIRLNYTINPNLTIQYYGQPFISRARYSNFKYVTNPTADNLYDRFDAYDSNQIIYNNGVYEVDENIDATTDYSFGDPDFSFVQFRSNLVMRWEYIPGSELYFVWSQGITGLVDPSDGLTDGLEQGILNQKPHNTFLIKATYRFVL from the coding sequence ATGAAGCTTCCAATTAAATTAATCCTATGTTTTTTATTGTGTTTCTATAGTCTTATTCAAGCACAAGAATCATCTCCTCAATTATCTAAGAGAATATATACAACAACTAATATTGGAGGTGTTTTACCTCCTGTAATAGATGGAAAATTAGATGATACAGCATGGGAAATGGTAGAATGGGCTGAAAATTTCACTGAGCTTTCGCCAGATGAAAACACACCTCCTAGCCAGAAAACAAAATTTAGAATTCTTTATGACGACAAATATTTATATGTAGGTATAAGAGCTTACGACACAGCAGTAGATAGTATTGCTAAACGACTTGGAAGACGCGATAGTTTTGCAGGAGATTGGGTAGAAATAAATATTGATAGTGATCGTGATTTAAGGACTTGCTTTTCATTTACATCTTCTGCAACTGGAGTTAAAGGCGATGAATTTGCAAGTTTAAATGGTGGTAATTGGGATGGTAGTTGGAGTCCAATATGGACAAATAAAAGCCAAATAGATGAAGAAGGTTGGAGTACAGAAATGAGAATACCATTAAGTCAATTACGATTTAGTAGCGATGATGAACAAGTTTGGGGGATTCAAATTCAGCGTTTCTTTTTTAGAAAACAAGAACGCTCTTTATGGCAACGAAAACCAGTTACAGCTCCTGGTTGGATTAGTGAATTTGGAGAACTACATGGTTTAAAAGGGTTGAGACCTCAAAAACAATTAGAAATTCAACCTTTTACAGTAACAAAGTTAGATACTTATCCAGAAGAAGTTGGGAATCCGTATCGAGATGGTAGCGACTTTAATGTTAATGCTGGGCTTGATGCAAAAATCGGTATTACTAACGACCTAACATTAGATTTAACCGTAAACCCAGATTTTGGGCAGGTAGAAGCAGATCCTGCTGCCATCACATTAGATGGTTTTGAAATTTTCTTTGAGGAACAACGTCCATTTTTTGTACAGAATAAAAACATTTTCGACTATAATTTTGGCAATAACCAAGATAATTTATTTTTCTCAAGACGCATAGGTCGAAATCCTCAAGGTTATCCAAATGCACCATCGGGGGCTTATGTAGACCAACCTGACAATACCACTATTTTAGGAGCAGCAAAATTTTCTGGAAAGACAAAAAATGGTTGGTCAATAGGAGTTTTGGAGAGTGTTACTTCAAATCAATATGCTGAAATAAATTTTAATGGGAATAAAAGCAAGGAACTTGTTGAACCTTTAACCAATTACTTTGTTGGTCGTTTGCAAAAAGATTTTAACGATAGAAATAGTTACGTTGGGGGTATTTTTACGGCAACAAATAGAAATTTAGAAGACCATTTAAGCTATTTACGAAAAGAAGCATATACAGGAGGCTTTGATTTTAAACACCAATGGCAAGGAAGAAAGTATTTTGTTGAAGGGAATATAGTTTCAAGTCATGTTAAAGGAAGCAAAGAAGCGATTATAGAAACACAAACGTCATTAACGCATTTATTTAATAGAGTTGACGCTAGTCATGTGAGTGTTGATCCAAATAAAACGTCATTAACAGGAACAGGAGGGCGTTTATCTGCTGGAAAAGTTGGAGGAGGACATTGGCAATATAATGGAGGTGTTATTTGGCGTTCACCAGAATTAGAGCTAAATGATATTGGTTTTTTAAGACAAGCCGATGAAATACGACAGTATTTTAATTTGAGCTATAGAACTTTAAAGCCAACAGAAACCTTTAGAAGGATTAATGCACGCTTTCAACAATATACTACGTATGATTTTGAAGGGAATTTTAATAGAATTCAATATTCTTTAGGAGGAAACCTTACGTTTAAGAATAATAATTCCATTAATATTAACGCTGTACATAAACCTCGAATTTATATCAACACAGCATTACGAGGTGGACCTCGTTGGAGATATTCGCAAGAAGATCATGTGTCAGTATTTTTTGGAACCGATGAAAGTAAAAAATTTAGGACCAGTTTTGGGTTTGCCTATTCAGGAGCAAAACAAAATAACTTTTCAATGTTTTCAACCGAGGTAGATTTTACCTATCAGCCAACCAATGCATTAACTGTTTCTTTTAACCCTAATTATAGTAACAGACCAAGTAAAACGCAATATGTCACGCAAACCGATTATAATGGTACCACACGTTATGTGCTTGGAACTATTGATAATAAAACGTTAAGTGCATCCATTAGATTAAATTATACCATAAATCCTAATTTAACAATTCAATATTACGGACAACCATTTATTTCTAGAGCGAGGTATTCTAATTTTAAATATGTTACCAATCCAACGGCTGATAATTTATATGACCGTTTTGATGCTTATGACAGCAACCAAATAATCTACAATAATGGCGTTTATGAAGTAGACGAAAATATTGATGCGACCACTGATTATTCGTTTGGTGACCCAGACTTCTCTTTTGTTCAATTTAGGTCAAACTTGGTAATGCGTTGGGAATACATTCCAGGG
- the rplM gene encoding 50S ribosomal protein L13 — MDTLSYKTISANKATVNKEWVLVDAEGQTLGRLASKVAILLRGKHKPNFTPHVDCGDNVIVINSEKINLTGNKWNDKTYIRHTGYPGGQRSLTANEMFGKDPARLVEKSVKGMLPKNKLGAALFRNLNVVVGAEHAHAAQKPKAINLNEVN, encoded by the coding sequence GTGGATACATTAAGCTACAAAACGATTTCAGCAAACAAAGCTACTGTTAATAAAGAGTGGGTTTTAGTTGATGCTGAAGGTCAAACATTAGGTCGTTTAGCTTCTAAAGTAGCAATACTTTTAAGAGGTAAACACAAGCCTAACTTTACACCACACGTTGATTGCGGAGATAACGTTATAGTTATTAATTCCGAAAAAATCAACTTAACAGGTAACAAGTGGAATGACAAAACGTACATTCGTCACACAGGTTATCCAGGTGGACAAAGATCGCTTACTGCTAATGAAATGTTTGGAAAAGATCCAGCAAGATTAGTAGAAAAGTCAGTAAAAGGAATGCTCCCTAAAAACAAATTAGGTGCGGCTTTATTCCGTAATTTAAATGTTGTTGTTGGTGCAGAGCATGCTCATGCTGCTCAAAAACCAAAAGCAATTAACTTAAACGAAGTTAACTAA
- the rpsI gene encoding 30S ribosomal protein S9 translates to MEVIHKIGRRKTAVARVYVSEGKGNITVNKKDVNTYFPTATLQYKVNQPLALTNNEGNFDVKVNVFGGGVTGQAEAVRLALSRAMCELNEENRGILKPEGLLTRDPRMVERKKFGQKKARKKFQFSKR, encoded by the coding sequence ATGGAAGTAATTCACAAAATTGGTCGTAGAAAAACGGCTGTTGCACGTGTGTATGTTTCAGAAGGAAAAGGAAACATCACAGTCAACAAAAAAGATGTTAACACATACTTCCCAACTGCTACATTACAGTACAAAGTAAACCAACCGTTAGCATTGACTAACAACGAAGGTAACTTTGATGTAAAAGTAAATGTATTTGGTGGTGGTGTTACAGGTCAGGCAGAAGCTGTTCGTTTAGCATTATCTCGCGCAATGTGTGAGCTTAATGAAGAAAACAGAGGTATCTTAAAACCTGAAGGATTATTAACAAGAGACCCTAGAATGGTTGAGCGTAAAAAATTCGGACAGAAGAAAGCTCGTAAGAAATTCCAGTTCTCTAAACGTTAA